The nucleotide window GAATATAATTTATGTGTTTTATGTAATAATGGTATTGAATGTTGTCATCACTTGTTTCTTGGTTGTAGCTTCTCTTGGCAGGTATGGTGTGCTTGGTTATCATATGTTGGTGTGCAATAGACTTGTCCGGGTGCGATAAAAGAGCATTTCCAAAGATGGACTGAGATCTCAAATAGAAAAGAGGAGTGCAAGAGATGGATGTTGTGTTTTTGTACCATCATTTGGAACATATGATTGAAACGAAACCGgagaatttttcaaaacaaaggaaGAGGAGTTGAGGAGATTATCAACATGTCCTTCCGGAACTACAAGGAGTGGTTAGGAGCAGACCCTTTctgttgttgatggcaatgccggAGATGACAGAAGGGATATCTAAGTTATTTTACATGTGTGTTCTAGTTTGGTTCCTACGTTATTATCATCTATGCTCCACTTGTTGTGCTGAGcttctcttttaaaaaaaaaaaataagaaaatagtaGGGTAAATGGCTTAAAGTCAATAACAATTTAAATTGCTTATCAATACTTcggaaaataaaatcaattttgaactgaacatatattttttaaccaTCAAAATTGAACACTAAcgataaaatatataaactaatTCTATActcatcaaaaattaaaataattggaCAAAACTACCCAGACCATCCAATATAAGTGATTCGTTggataattttatcaaaaattttgaataattttatgacACTAatccaatatttaaattttaatgaaatattAAGAAATGGTAATTTCCTAAACTTTCGATCAAACTAATACACCACATAGCCACAAACGTACTTAGAACAACCCATTCTTTTTCCGGCTAAGTTCTGATGTTGAATTTATAATTACCGAATTGAAACTTGGAAATACAGTTCTAGCATGGGATTGTCATTGGTATTTTTATACCACTATTTCATTGGCTTTGAAGGTTAGCGGGTTTCGTTGGACACATGAAATTCATATGGAAATACAAATGATAGAGAAAATTAAGTCACTGGcacagaaaaaaattttaacagatCACTCAACAGACCTAGTCTAATGATACCCAGCAATTGAAAAACTTGTGATGATACAATTAGTTGAATTCATCTAGTAGCTGCTCTAGCACTCATTGATGAATGGTAAGTGGTACTTCTCTGCTTCCTGTAGGATGTATATACATCATCATACTGACTCACTTCATTGGGGTTTGCTGTTGCCCCGAGTCCCAACCTAGCCGAGCTTACTGATCCTGGTTTCCGATCTACGCTCCCATCGGCATAAGTCCCAGTCTCTGGATCCACCTGCTGCAAATTTGGTGGTGGAGGAATGCAAGCGCCTCCCTTCCTTACAGCAGGCTCTCTCTCATATTCTCTCTCGtattcatcatcttcatctctTGAATCAGAATTCATAGGACCCTCAGAAGGATTAGCTTCTCCAATTTCCTTAAAGAATTTCGACACCCTTTGAAGAATTTCTGACGGTGGCACAGTTGATGGTGGTATCATTGTTGGGATGTCCAAAGGGCTCAAAGGAGAATATGGAACTCCGCTACCAATCTGCATCTTTCTAACCATTCCAGGAATGAGGCCAGGAGGGAACAACGGATATGGTGGCAATTGATCACTGGTGCTGGATGACGGAGCCTGCAATAAATGTCCACCAGGAGGTTGATTGGCTGATTGAACCGAAGAAGGTATAGCCATAGACCCTGGAAAAGCACTTGGTGGAGCAGAATTTGGAAGAAATTGTTGAGCTGCCATAGATGATGGTAAGGTTTGCCCTGGAACTGCATGTTTATCAACGCGATCTTGTTCTGCAATACTTGAACCAGAGCCCAGCCTATCAGCATGCCACAGCTGGATTGGGGTCTGCAATATTCCTGAAATTGGGAGGGAACAATAATTTCTTAATCCAATTAATCTATACCTCAAGAAATCATTTTTTTCTTGATAAGATTAAAAGCTATAACAAAGTTATCTAAAGAATCTTTGGTGGAAAAACGTGGTGCAATCATATGCAATCACTAGTGTATATGTGAGCAACAATGTATTATGTATAagggaggaaaaaaaaaaaaagataacttaGAACATCAAAAAAATACCcacagaaaaaaaagaagttcCAACTCGAGCAAACTGCAAACCACTTCCACAGCAATAGCAATTAAAGAAACAAATTTTCTAAGAGCAAGGGAGAAGCATTTTGTGGCTTTAGTTCCCCATCGAAGGGGTCCCCAATAATTCTATTATATCATGAACATTATCCAACTACACTGTAAAGGCATTTACAGAATTCTAGATAAAGAAGAGAAGCTTACCAGTACCTGAATTTGCTGAAGCAGATAAATCCTTGGAAGCCCCAGGAAAAGAATTGGCATGTGGCCCACCAATCATCTCATTCTTCAGTAACGATATAGTCTCTTGATCGAATACCTCTTTAGAAGCCCAAAACTCCACCATTTGCTGCAACCTTTTCCTATATTCTTCATTGCTTTGTGGATTGTGATAAATTCTAGCAAGCATGGAGCCTAAAACAGGCTTAAATGCAAGGGCTTCATTGTCAAGATCACGACTGCTTGTCCTCCGATTCAAGCTGTAAACGAATGATGCAAGGATCAAAGATGATGAAAACCAGAACCACCACATTAGCATACATGTCAGGCAGATTATCTAAAGTAAAACTGCAATGGGATTAAGCCAATAAGCAAGATGAGAAGACCTTGTTGAGCCAAAAACTTGCAAGGAAGTACAATGaaatttaattcataaaaattttgtcTAAGATGTGAGAAACAGCTAGATGTGATTCACAAGCCTCTGAACTAAAAagtagaaacaacaaaacaaaacaaaacataaaaagcATACCAAATATGCTTGCCTTTGTACAGGGCTTTGATGGTGGTGTTTGCCTATTCATAATATAATAAGCAGACCACATTCCGATAGTTTAAGATGCAAGTAGCAGACTTAAGAGAAAAGTAAAACAACTAAGTTGAGGATAAACAAGTAGTTCCCCATGTGCACTTGTGCAGTGGGGATTGATCAAAACTTTTTAACTCCTAGTGAACATAAATTTTATGCCATTTCCCATCAGGGAACTAATCCACCCATCAGCAAAAacagcacaaaaaaaatagaactaGAAATACACTAATAACCAAGGTCATTTTGATAGTTGGTAAAGCAATGGATAGATGAAGGAACACAgtgaaattgtgattcacaatTTCTGCTGATTAGAAGCAAAGTTCTAATGCTATTTAATCAATTGATAATATATGCTACCTGTCAAAAAGAATGTCATTTGCAAGGTATATTATATGTAGCTGCCTCTCAACATCGTCCAATGCGAAGACCCTCTCTCTAAGAGCCTCTGCTAGAGCTGGTGCAAATGGAGATCTCTGCATGAACCAAAGTTTCGCACCTTTAATAGATTCTTTTGTACCATTTAGATTGTTAAGAACATTAGTGAGCTCCACTGCAACATCAGATGGAAGTGGCCCAGAAAGTTCTTTGAAAGGCTTGGATGACTGATCATACTCAGGTCGGCCATGAACCCCAAAAGGCTGAGGATGTTGATGGTGGTGCTGCTGATCATAGAAATGCAGGAAAGAAGGTGGACCTAACATAGAAGGTGAAGAACCAATTCCTGCAGCATTCATCGGGGGAGCATTTGGTGGGGATGGATTCATCATTGGATTTGGAGGAGGATGGATCATGGACATGGAAGACGAGGGAAAAGGCGGGTTAAAAGGACCACCAGGGGGACGTGTCGATAACCAGAGCTTATAACGGTAATAACCATGGCCCTCCCCACCAAAGAGGAAGCTATAAGAAGGATTATCACGCTGCTTTTCACATATCATGGCTTCAAAGTCAGGACCATTTTTCACAGCATACTCAACAAGTTTGTCAATTCGCTTGTGGAGCTCGGGATCAGAAGGGGGTGCGACTGGAGGCGGAGCAGAATCATAATAAGGTGAAGGAACAAGAGGAGCGAAAGGAGATGGGAATGCAGGTGGTGGTGCTTGGTGTTGCTGTTGCATAAGATGAGGAGGGGGAGGGGCATGTGGGTGTAACTGTGGAAGCTGCAGCTGCTGCTGAGGCATGGCATGATGATAAGGGAACTTTTGCAAAGAGGGGTGTGCTGGACCAGGACCTGGGGGAAGAAAGGGGGGAAATTGTTGATGTTGGGGATGAAATCCAAActgctgctgctgttgttgCTGCCGCATATTAGCAGCTTGTTGCTGTTGCTGAGCATAAGCCATAGCAGAAGCAGATGCATAATCATGACCCTGTCGTTCCATC belongs to Arachis duranensis cultivar V14167 chromosome 8, aradu.V14167.gnm2.J7QH, whole genome shotgun sequence and includes:
- the LOC107463250 gene encoding uncharacterized protein LOC107463250 isoform X2; this encodes MERQGHDYASASAMAYAQQQQQAANMRQQQQQQQFGFHPQHQQFPPFLPPGPGPAHPSLQKFPYHHAMPQQQLQLPQLHPHAPPPPHLMQQQHQAPPPAFPSPFAPLVPSPYYDSAPPPVAPPSDPELHKRIDKLVEYAVKNGPDFEAMICEKQRDNPSYSFLFGGEGHGYYRYKLWLSTRPPGGPFNPPFPSSSMSMIHPPPNPMMNPSPPNAPPMNAAGIGSSPSMLGPPSFLHFYDQQHHHQHPQPFGVHGRPEYDQSSKPFKELSGPLPSDVAVELTNVLNNLNGTKESIKGAKLWFMQRSPFAPALAEALRERVFALDDVERQLHIIYLANDILFDSLNRRTSSRDLDNEALAFKPVLGSMLARIYHNPQSNEEYRKRLQQMVEFWASKEVFDQETISLLKNEMIGGPHANSFPGASKDLSASANSGILQTPIQLWHADRLGSGSSIAEQDRVDKHAVPGQTLPSSMAAQQFLPNSAPPSAFPGSMAIPSSVQSANQPPGGHLLQAPSSSTSDQLPPYPLFPPGLIPGMVRKMQIGSGVPYSPLSPLDIPTMIPPSTVPPSEILQRVSKFFKEIGEANPSEGPMNSDSRDEDDEYEREYEREPAVRKGGACIPPPPNLQQVDPETGTYADGSVDRKPGSVSSARLGLGATANPNEVSQYDDVYTSYRKQRSTTYHSSMSARAATR
- the LOC107463250 gene encoding uncharacterized protein LOC107463250 isoform X1, which produces MERQGHDYASASAMAYAQQQQQAANMRQQQQQQQFGFHPQHQQFPPFLPPGPGPAHPSLQKFPYHHAMPQQQLQLPQLHPHAPPPPHLMQQQHQAPPPAFPSPFAPLVPSPYYDSAPPPVAPPSDPELHKRIDKLVEYAVKNGPDFEAMICEKQRDNPSYSFLFGGEGHGYYRYKLWLSTRPPGGPFNPPFPSSSMSMIHPPPNPMMNPSPPNAPPMNAAGIGSSPSMLGPPSFLHFYDQQHHHQHPQPFGVHGRPEYDQSSKPFKELSGPLPSDVAVELTNVLNNLNGTKESIKGAKLWFMQRSPFAPALAEALRERVFALDDVERQLHIIYLANDILFDSLNRRTSSRDLDNEALAFKPVLGSMLARIYHNPQSNEEYRKRLQQMVEFWASKEVFDQETISLLKNEMIGGPHANSFPGASKDLSASANSGTGILQTPIQLWHADRLGSGSSIAEQDRVDKHAVPGQTLPSSMAAQQFLPNSAPPSAFPGSMAIPSSVQSANQPPGGHLLQAPSSSTSDQLPPYPLFPPGLIPGMVRKMQIGSGVPYSPLSPLDIPTMIPPSTVPPSEILQRVSKFFKEIGEANPSEGPMNSDSRDEDDEYEREYEREPAVRKGGACIPPPPNLQQVDPETGTYADGSVDRKPGSVSSARLGLGATANPNEVSQYDDVYTSYRKQRSTTYHSSMSARAATR